In Pseudoalteromonas sp. '520P1 No. 423', the following proteins share a genomic window:
- a CDS encoding ABC transporter permease: protein MNLIKSFFKQDIKLAFINLLKLPGFSFTVIATLSLTLAALAVVLNINYLVLSKPLPYPNADNLITTDQSETINGETQYGFQILSAQFHIYSNDTVIDEMALMSLFGDRLTDLAQAPYLDGMRVTPEYFSLLRPAMHLGRYFNDNEGINDKQKVIILSYKSWQKHFKGLSDIVGQYTQLGQSRYQIIGVTSEDFVAPEVFGSFPVDAFISFDEEVSLTSNWDSITGGINGIARLKTGVSLTQANSELGPQINALYQGREGVAANTSIGAQFLPLKQKIIARSTDMALILLAGVITLLLIAISNLTNLFLSRAAQKQNVMAIQAALGAQPKHVFMSMFAEALILCLTACLFGLILAGWIMVWLDADLQYMFTRLQRLELDEMTIFISAFISLFIAFIMAWIGAKQVDYSQLNNHLHSSGKGTGAQISHFTRNVLVASQIGFATLLLFGATSVLTPAINRLNQDIGFNSKNVHYLRVDAGSLERTQYLTLSNEIKSTLRAEAQVNDVAKTAVTPLHMGWEIYLYDVKNTMLGIFSVGFFDTNSFALLQHEFVNGTGFTPISGEQPAPAEVIVSESLAKRLFNDELAVGKVLQTEINTPLTVVGVVRDIYVPDRRSSYATERFYLPYSPTRLGFKIKTTAPLKTQQVKSLLKGIDPNLSISQFSSLNELLDIRLRETQLTALLTISLILLALSLAAGGVYGVLSYSVLMRRYELGIHLSLGAHTHTVIKMVIKQNIKPVFIGVLSGCCLACITYLLNDKFWQANINLDLTSLLIALPVIMSISVLACYLPVRKVVIDDPLKALRSE, encoded by the coding sequence ATGAATTTAATTAAAAGCTTCTTTAAGCAAGACATCAAACTGGCATTTATCAACTTACTTAAGTTACCAGGCTTTAGTTTTACGGTTATTGCTACTTTATCTTTAACGTTAGCTGCACTGGCTGTAGTACTAAATATTAACTATTTAGTACTGAGTAAACCACTGCCTTACCCAAATGCCGACAATTTAATAACAACAGATCAAAGTGAAACCATCAATGGCGAAACGCAATACGGTTTTCAAATTCTATCTGCGCAATTTCACATTTACAGCAATGATACTGTGATAGATGAAATGGCACTGATGTCATTATTTGGTGATAGATTAACAGATTTAGCACAAGCCCCGTATTTAGATGGTATGCGCGTCACCCCTGAGTACTTTAGTCTACTTCGTCCTGCCATGCATTTAGGACGATATTTCAATGACAATGAGGGCATTAATGATAAGCAAAAAGTGATTATTTTAAGCTATAAAAGCTGGCAAAAACACTTTAAAGGCCTATCTGATATCGTAGGGCAATATACGCAATTAGGACAAAGCCGCTATCAAATAATAGGTGTAACAAGTGAAGATTTTGTTGCTCCTGAAGTATTTGGCAGTTTTCCAGTTGATGCTTTCATCAGTTTTGATGAAGAAGTCTCTCTTACTTCAAATTGGGATAGTATCACAGGAGGCATAAACGGTATTGCGCGATTAAAAACAGGCGTGAGTTTAACACAAGCAAATAGTGAACTTGGCCCACAAATAAATGCCTTATATCAAGGAAGAGAAGGTGTCGCCGCTAATACCAGCATAGGTGCGCAGTTTTTACCTTTGAAACAAAAAATTATTGCACGTAGCACAGATATGGCACTCATTTTACTCGCTGGTGTGATTACACTGTTACTGATCGCGATTAGTAACTTAACCAATTTATTTTTGTCTCGTGCTGCTCAAAAACAAAATGTAATGGCCATACAAGCTGCTCTTGGCGCACAACCGAAACACGTATTTATGAGCATGTTTGCTGAAGCATTAATATTATGTCTAACAGCTTGTTTATTTGGTCTTATTTTAGCTGGTTGGATCATGGTATGGTTAGACGCTGACTTACAATATATGTTTACGCGCTTACAACGTTTAGAGCTTGATGAAATGACTATCTTCATCAGTGCCTTTATTAGCTTATTCATTGCTTTTATTATGGCCTGGATCGGTGCAAAACAAGTAGATTATTCACAACTTAACAACCATTTACATAGCAGCGGAAAAGGCACAGGCGCTCAAATATCTCATTTTACTCGTAATGTTTTAGTTGCTAGCCAAATAGGTTTCGCTACTCTATTATTATTTGGTGCTACATCAGTATTAACGCCAGCAATCAATAGATTAAATCAAGACATAGGTTTTAATAGTAAAAACGTCCATTATTTACGTGTTGATGCTGGTAGCCTTGAAAGAACGCAATACTTAACTTTATCAAATGAAATCAAATCAACCCTAAGAGCTGAAGCACAAGTCAATGATGTTGCTAAAACAGCTGTTACTCCCTTACATATGGGGTGGGAGATTTACTTATATGATGTCAAAAATACTATGTTAGGGATCTTTAGTGTTGGCTTTTTTGATACAAATAGCTTTGCACTACTTCAGCATGAATTTGTTAACGGCACAGGATTTACACCAATATCAGGTGAACAACCTGCACCTGCAGAGGTGATAGTCAGTGAATCATTAGCTAAGCGTCTTTTTAATGATGAGTTAGCGGTTGGTAAGGTATTACAAACTGAAATAAATACACCTTTAACTGTTGTGGGTGTGGTACGTGATATTTATGTACCCGACCGAAGAAGTAGCTATGCGACTGAACGATTTTATTTACCGTATTCACCAACACGCTTAGGCTTTAAGATCAAAACAACGGCGCCATTAAAAACTCAACAAGTTAAATCATTGCTCAAAGGTATTGATCCTAACCTAAGTATCTCACAATTTAGCAGTTTAAATGAATTGTTAGATATTCGTTTAAGAGAAACACAACTGACAGCATTATTAACAATCAGCCTCATTTTATTGGCATTAAGTTTAGCTGCTGGTGGGGTATATGGTGTTTTAAGCTACAGTGTATTAATGCGACGTTATGAGCTGGGCATACATTTATCTTTAGGTGCGCATACACATACAGTGATTAAAATGGTAATTAAGCAAAATATCAAACCTGTGTTTATTGGCGTATTAAGCGGATGTTGTCTTGCATGTATCACCTATTTATTAAATGATAAATTTTGGCAAGCTAATATCAATCTTGATTTAACTTCTTTATTAATCGCTTTGCCAGTCATTATGAGTATTTCAGTTTTAGCTTGCTATCTACCTGTTAGAAAAGTAGTAATAGACGACCCATTAAAAGCGCTCAGAAGCGAATAA
- a CDS encoding cryptochrome/deoxyribodipyrimidine photo-lyase family protein, whose protein sequence is MSINLVWFKRDLRLSDHEPLSRAIADSIRSGRKILLLYIFEDLQLSDSHYSTRHWRFVYQSLMDMQQALPDQSLWIKRGNALDIFDELNHNLDINSIFSHQEIGLGNTYHRDIQLQNWCNYHQINWYESKTGAVIRGLSNRKTWDKTWSAMMRAKIEPTLITQAKFVLHKDKYTRLESAWLTQDTLMQQGGETQAQKVLHSFFELRGKSYAYSLSSPQLSQTHCSRLSAYLSWGNISLRQVYQATLQHWDQVGWRRSLVAFSSRLHWHCHFIQKFESEHTMEYQHLNRGYDNLPTDTSANAALNLNAWKNGQTGYPLIDACMLCLKNTGYINFRMRAMLVSFLTHNLALDWRLGVKHLASVFLDFEPGIHYSQFQMQAGVMGINTIRVYNPIKQSKEKDSEAYFITTWIPALKKLPLPLIHEPWLMTDMEQIMYGFTLGEDYPKPIVDIVKSGKTARDLLWQWKKSDLVQKEGYRIIARHVRKN, encoded by the coding sequence ATGTCGATAAATTTAGTCTGGTTCAAACGAGACTTACGATTATCAGATCATGAACCATTAAGTAGGGCAATAGCTGATAGTATTCGTTCTGGTAGGAAAATACTGCTGTTGTATATATTTGAAGACCTTCAACTAAGTGATAGTCATTACTCAACACGGCATTGGCGTTTTGTATACCAATCTTTAATGGATATGCAGCAAGCTTTACCTGATCAGTCACTCTGGATAAAGCGCGGTAATGCGCTAGATATTTTTGATGAACTAAATCACAATCTGGATATTAATTCTATTTTTAGTCATCAAGAGATTGGATTAGGCAATACTTATCATAGAGATATTCAATTACAAAATTGGTGTAATTATCATCAAATCAATTGGTATGAGAGCAAAACAGGTGCAGTAATTAGAGGTTTATCAAATCGGAAAACTTGGGACAAAACTTGGTCTGCAATGATGCGAGCTAAAATTGAACCCACCTTAATCACTCAGGCTAAATTTGTATTACACAAAGATAAATATACACGTTTAGAGTCAGCTTGGTTAACCCAAGACACTTTAATGCAGCAAGGCGGAGAAACACAAGCTCAAAAAGTGTTGCACAGTTTTTTTGAGCTACGCGGCAAGTCTTATGCGTATTCATTATCTAGTCCGCAATTGAGTCAAACACATTGTTCAAGGTTATCAGCCTATTTATCTTGGGGAAATATTAGTTTAAGGCAAGTTTATCAAGCAACATTACAACACTGGGATCAAGTGGGTTGGAGACGTTCACTGGTGGCATTTAGTTCTCGGTTACATTGGCATTGTCATTTTATTCAAAAATTTGAAAGTGAACATACTATGGAGTATCAGCATTTAAACCGCGGTTATGACAATTTACCTACAGATACAAGTGCTAACGCAGCATTGAATTTGAATGCATGGAAAAATGGTCAAACGGGTTATCCGCTGATAGATGCCTGTATGTTGTGTTTAAAAAATACAGGATACATAAATTTTAGAATGCGCGCGATGCTGGTTAGTTTTTTAACCCATAATCTTGCACTAGATTGGCGATTAGGCGTGAAGCATTTAGCATCTGTTTTTTTAGACTTTGAACCAGGTATTCACTATAGCCAATTTCAAATGCAAGCGGGTGTGATGGGTATTAATACCATTAGGGTGTATAACCCAATTAAGCAATCTAAAGAAAAAGATAGTGAAGCGTATTTTATAACGACTTGGATCCCTGCTTTAAAAAAATTGCCACTGCCTTTAATACATGAACCTTGGCTTATGACTGATATGGAGCAAATTATGTATGGGTTTACTTTAGGAGAAGATTATCCAAAGCCAATTGTAGATATTGTTAAATCGGGTAAAACAGCTAGAGATTTATTATGGCAATGGAAGAAAAGTGATTTAGTCCAAAAAGAAGGTTATCGAATTATCGCGCGTCATGTGAGAAAGAATTAA
- a CDS encoding sigma-54 dependent transcriptional regulator — protein MTVKTILIVDDKGDVRISLKFLLKNHGYRILEAEDLATAKDLLSQNNIDLVLLDMNYEFDTTSGEEGLNFLRDQTSNTSPPIIAMTAWSSVNLAVEAMQLGAKDFFAKPWDNHAVVMMVKKQLALADIARQQSAPSKPQQLSDSPSKHNPLLWHSNEMQQLKKQLMRIAKTDATVFLRGENGTGKSCIAQFIHHASLRKGQCINVNVGAITETLFESELFGHKKGAFTDAKQDRIGRFEAANNGTLFLDEIGTLALAQQAKLLRVLESNEFERVGDNHTYKANCRIICASNADFETLIDQGAFRTDLYFRLNTIELEVPALRNRVDDIIPLAEYFIKQHSEKYQLPEPTLTQNAQTHLCHYSWPGNVRELSHMMARAVLMNDSGIIETHELAFKLSKNTDIKDVNNQNSVIQSEQNNGTGLSIMTLEEAEKKLLKMAMLQTKNNVEDAAALLGISKSAIYRRLDKFNF, from the coding sequence ATGACAGTAAAAACCATTTTAATCGTAGATGATAAAGGCGATGTAAGAATTAGCTTAAAATTCTTACTCAAAAACCATGGCTATAGAATTTTAGAAGCTGAAGACTTAGCAACAGCTAAAGACTTGCTAAGCCAGAATAACATCGATTTAGTTTTACTTGATATGAACTATGAGTTTGATACCACATCCGGTGAAGAAGGACTCAACTTTTTACGAGACCAAACATCAAACACAAGCCCACCCATCATTGCCATGACAGCTTGGTCTAGTGTCAATCTCGCTGTAGAAGCAATGCAACTAGGTGCCAAAGATTTTTTTGCTAAACCTTGGGATAACCATGCGGTGGTTATGATGGTTAAAAAGCAATTAGCATTGGCAGATATTGCGCGCCAACAAAGTGCGCCGAGCAAGCCGCAACAATTATCTGATTCACCCAGCAAACACAATCCTCTTTTATGGCACAGCAATGAAATGCAACAGCTTAAAAAGCAACTTATGCGTATTGCTAAAACTGATGCGACAGTATTTTTAAGAGGTGAAAATGGCACAGGAAAAAGCTGTATTGCACAGTTTATCCATCACGCATCACTCCGAAAAGGTCAGTGTATCAATGTTAATGTTGGCGCAATTACAGAAACATTATTTGAAAGTGAGTTATTTGGCCATAAAAAAGGCGCGTTTACCGATGCCAAACAAGATCGCATTGGTCGCTTTGAAGCAGCCAATAATGGTACTTTATTTTTAGATGAAATTGGAACTTTAGCCTTGGCGCAACAAGCCAAGTTATTAAGAGTATTAGAGTCCAATGAATTTGAACGTGTCGGTGATAATCACACCTATAAAGCCAATTGTCGCATCATTTGTGCATCAAATGCCGACTTTGAAACCTTAATAGACCAAGGCGCCTTTCGTACTGATTTATATTTTAGGCTCAATACCATTGAACTTGAAGTACCAGCCCTTAGAAATCGTGTCGATGATATTATCCCTTTGGCGGAATATTTCATAAAACAACATAGTGAAAAATATCAATTACCTGAACCGACCCTTACTCAAAATGCTCAAACTCATTTATGCCATTATTCTTGGCCAGGCAACGTCAGAGAGCTTAGCCATATGATGGCCCGCGCAGTATTAATGAATGATTCTGGCATAATAGAAACCCACGAATTAGCTTTTAAACTAAGTAAAAACACAGATATAAAAGATGTGAATAATCAAAACTCAGTTATTCAATCAGAGCAAAATAATGGTACTGGACTCAGCATTATGACTTTAGAAGAGGCAGAAAAAAAATTACTCAAAATGGCCATGTTACAAACAAAAAATAATGTAGAAGATGCCGCCGCATTACTTGGGATCAGCAAAAGTGCAATTTATCGACGCCTTGACAAGTTTAACTTTTAA
- a CDS encoding DUF2256 domain-containing protein has product MAQRENKSKGKAVLPQKLCPTCNRLFSWRKKWQRDWDNVIYCSKRCRKH; this is encoded by the coding sequence ATGGCACAACGAGAAAATAAATCTAAAGGGAAGGCTGTATTACCTCAAAAACTATGCCCAACTTGCAATAGATTGTTTAGTTGGCGTAAAAAGTGGCAAAGAGATTGGGACAATGTTATTTATTGTTCCAAACGCTGTCGCAAACATTAA
- a CDS encoding PAS domain-containing sensor histidine kinase produces MNNKAARFKFKSLEQFLSLSAIGLTLVVIGLLLALLLITQAPLLTFVSVTVFTCIILGVFFWQARQTLLAPFFNISSVLEAVRQEDYSLRANPEFNHGAIKMLSDEVALMADELQTRKHQYDQQAVLVLRLIEQLASPIGVFDASNRLQHANDAFSSWYGQPWQNIKGTQAQKLGFKQTNNLQNNKSPWQLQDQQLTEKWQLRHSQFTMKNDQYQLVVLTNIEQIVYQTEQAAWHKMTRVLSHEINNSLSPIKSLAESLSDVLKPEDKDVCQALDVIATRSSGLMTFVNRYASLAKDYEVHLELISVQACFDRILTLFDTNIEINIMAKQVIADKVLLEQVLVNLIKNAIEASKTGQSVLLQSKEKDNGVELMVIDSGSGISNFDDLFVPFYTTKKTGKGIGLSLSRNMLEQQGGKLSLQNRTDQQGVQAVIYLKNNKKQIK; encoded by the coding sequence GTGAATAATAAAGCTGCCCGTTTTAAATTTAAATCATTAGAGCAATTTCTTAGCTTAAGTGCGATAGGCCTCACCTTAGTTGTTATAGGCTTATTATTGGCGCTGTTACTTATAACGCAGGCACCATTACTTACTTTTGTTAGTGTAACCGTTTTTACTTGCATTATTTTAGGGGTTTTTTTTTGGCAAGCAAGGCAAACCTTGTTAGCACCTTTTTTTAATATATCTTCAGTTTTAGAAGCTGTACGCCAAGAAGATTATTCTTTAAGAGCCAACCCTGAGTTTAATCATGGTGCAATAAAAATGCTCAGTGATGAAGTTGCACTAATGGCAGATGAATTACAAACTCGAAAACATCAATACGATCAACAAGCTGTTTTAGTGCTCAGACTAATAGAGCAATTGGCCAGTCCGATAGGCGTATTTGATGCATCTAATCGATTACAACATGCCAATGATGCCTTTTCAAGTTGGTACGGACAACCATGGCAAAATATTAAAGGAACTCAAGCACAAAAGTTAGGATTTAAACAAACAAATAACCTACAAAATAATAAATCTCCTTGGCAGTTACAAGATCAACAGCTAACAGAAAAATGGCAGTTAAGGCATAGCCAGTTTACAATGAAAAATGATCAATATCAGCTTGTTGTACTTACTAATATTGAACAAATAGTATATCAAACAGAGCAAGCAGCTTGGCATAAAATGACGCGTGTATTGAGTCATGAAATAAATAATTCTCTTTCACCTATCAAATCTTTAGCTGAATCTTTATCAGATGTGCTTAAGCCTGAAGATAAAGACGTATGCCAAGCGCTAGATGTGATTGCCACACGCAGTAGTGGTTTAATGACCTTTGTTAATCGTTATGCCTCTTTAGCAAAAGATTATGAAGTACATTTAGAGCTCATATCTGTACAAGCGTGTTTTGATCGTATTTTGACTTTGTTCGATACTAATATTGAAATTAACATAATGGCAAAACAAGTGATTGCAGATAAAGTTTTACTGGAACAGGTTTTAGTAAATTTAATAAAAAATGCGATTGAAGCCAGTAAAACCGGTCAAAGTGTGCTTTTACAAAGCAAAGAAAAAGATAACGGCGTTGAACTAATGGTGATTGATAGTGGCTCTGGGATCAGCAATTTTGATGATTTATTTGTGCCCTTTTATACCACAAAAAAAACAGGTAAAGGCATTGGTCTAAGTTTATCTCGTAATATGTTAGAACAGCAAGGCGGTAAACTTTCGTTACAAAATCGCACTGATCAGCAAGGCGTTCAAGCTGTTATTTATCTTAAAAATAACAAAAAACAGATTAAATAA
- a CDS encoding ABC transporter ATP-binding protein, which produces MNQISKLKMTGITKTFVTSEMQTHALQGVDLEIFDGDYVSISGPSGCGKSTLLTLLGLLDAPTSGQFILAGQDASALTINERATLRNAHIGFVFQSFNLIDELSVYDNIALPLRYRADALSDIEVNNRVKECLEKVKMSHRAQHKPNQLSGGQQQRIAIARALVNNPDILLVDEPTGNLDSTNGDAIMQMLAELNRSGTTICMVTHDPRYADFATRKLHLLDGIMADELKMELAV; this is translated from the coding sequence ATGAATCAAATTAGCAAACTAAAAATGACTGGGATCACTAAAACTTTCGTAACTAGCGAGATGCAAACCCATGCCCTACAAGGTGTCGACTTAGAGATTTTTGATGGTGATTATGTGTCAATTTCTGGACCCTCAGGTTGTGGTAAATCCACCCTACTCACTTTGCTGGGTTTATTAGATGCACCAACATCAGGTCAATTTATCCTCGCAGGACAAGATGCCAGTGCTTTAACGATTAATGAACGTGCCACATTGCGCAATGCACATATCGGATTTGTTTTTCAATCTTTTAATTTAATTGATGAACTGAGCGTTTATGACAATATTGCACTGCCATTGAGATATAGAGCGGATGCGTTAAGCGATATAGAGGTTAATAATCGCGTAAAAGAGTGTCTTGAAAAAGTAAAAATGAGTCACAGAGCACAACATAAACCAAATCAGCTATCTGGTGGACAACAGCAACGCATTGCCATTGCAAGAGCGCTTGTTAACAATCCTGATATTCTATTAGTAGATGAACCAACAGGTAACTTAGATTCAACAAATGGTGATGCTATTATGCAAATGTTGGCAGAATTAAACCGTTCGGGTACAACCATTTGCATGGTAACACACGACCCTCGCTATGCTGATTTTGCGACACGCAAACTGCATTTACTTGATGGCATTATGGCTGATGAGCTAAAAATGGAGCTGGCAGTATGA